In uncultured Methanobrevibacter sp., the sequence CCACCTATTTATTAAATTTAACTATTTTTAGATAAAATTAAAAATTCACAACTAATTTTCATCAAAAAATTTCAAATCAACAAAGTTTTTGAAAGAGTCCTTTTAGGTTATGAAAAAATATTTTAAGTATTGAAATTAAATATTATTCATTGTTAATTTTGATTTTAACATTCTTAATCGTTAAGTAATATAATGTGAATTATGGAACTTGTTGTGGGATTAGTTCCTCAATAAAATATATATTTTTTAGCTCTATTCTTCAGACCTTCATCAACTACTTTTCAAGAACATGTTTCTATTTCAATGGCTGCCGTTAATGTTAATGTGGTTCTGGCTCAGCTATCGTTAATGTTAATGTTGGTGTTAATTTAATCAATGATGATTTCTTTTGCTTTAATTATCTGATTTGAATTTCACATTAACGCCAATGGTTGTTAATGTTGTTCTTTTCCAAACCCTTGCATATACATGTGAAAACAACTTTTAAAATGGCAATCGTTAATGTTAATGTTGTTTTTAAAAAAAGATTTGTGAAATGAGTAAATATTCTCATTTCTATTTTGGTTTTATAATTCGTAGGATTTTGGTGGGTTTCCGGAGAAATCAGCAATAGTTGCTTTGCCGGTTACTGTGAATACTTCAAATGTTGGATTGTCTGCGGTTTCGTATAATGTTTTAACTAATTCATTGGAGTCTATTACTTTTTGTTTTAAGTCTAAACTGTCAGTGAATTCTACTTTTCCTGCAATTCTTAACCATGCAAATTCAGGAGTTGCAACAACCATTTCACAGTTAGGGTTTGCATCTAATTCTTTAAACATTGGTTTGGTGTTTGCTGTACAGAAGTATGGTTTTCCATCTTCTTCAAAGTAAAATAGTATTGGTCTTACTTTTGCATTTCCGTCAAGTCCACTGGTTGCTAAATATATTAAAGAGTTTTCTTTTAAAAATT encodes:
- a CDS encoding pyridoxamine 5'-phosphate oxidase family protein; translated protein: MSDVIEFLKENSLIYLATSGLDGNAKVRPILFYFEEDGKPYFCTANTKPMFKELDANPNCEMVVATPEFAWLRIAGKVEFTDSLDLKQKVIDSNELVKTLYETADNPTFEVFTVTGKATIADFSGNPPKSYEL